The Terriglobia bacterium sequence GCGTCACCGTCTCGCGCGACGTCCCGATCACCTGCGCGATCTCTTCGTGTGTCAGCGCCAGCTTCACGCGGATGCCGTCCTTGGTCGACTCGCCCTCCGCCGCCAGTTCCAGCAGCATGCGCGCCAGTTTTTCGCTCGCCGAGTGCGACAGCCCAATCGCCCGGATCATGTCATACGCGTTATGGCAGTTCGCGCTCAGGTGCTGCGCCGCCTGCAGGCATGCCGATCCGTGCTCCTCGAGAAATTTATGGAAGTCGTCGCGCTTGATGAACACCACCTGGCAGGTCTGCACCGTCTCCGCCGTCAGCTCGTACGGAATGTTGCTCACGCAGGCGTGCATCCCCAGCATCTCGCCCGGCTCGGCGATCTTCAGGATCATGGTCTTGCCGTCGCTGGAGTTGACCGACAGCTTCACCCGCCCCCGGCACAGCAGGTAGATGCCCCGCGGCACCTGCCCTTCGACGAACAGCACGCTCGCCCGCGGCAGCATCGACGGAAACTTGATTTTCTCAAACGCTTCCAGCGTACGCGGCGGCAACGAGCAGAAGAAACTCTCGTTCCGCATCTTGCACATCAGGCAGCTTTCCACCATCTCCATGCCGTATGGAGCGGCATTCGGCATATCTTCTCCTGGCCACAAAAACCCGGCTTGCTGTTCTGGACTTGTGGATACGCGTGTCAAGAGTAGCACCGGATGTGGCGATTGGAAAGCAACCAGCGCATCATTTACCCATTACCTTCGATGGCGACCGACAGTTTCTCCCACTCTCCCAATAGCGCCTGTAGCTCCGAACGCCGCGTCTCCAGCAGCGACGCCAGCCGCGCCGTCTCCTCCGCGCTGACGAAGCTCTGCAGCCCGCTCTCGCACTCCCCGATCCCCGCCTCCACCCGGCTGATCTGCTCCTCCAGTTCCTGCTGCCGGTCCTGCATTTGCCGCAGCTTGATCGGATTCAGCCGCTTCCTTCCGTTCTGTTGGAGCGCGTTCGCCCCCGGGCGCGATCCGTTGACGCCCGCTTCGCCCGTACCGTCTGCCTGGCTCTGTTGGACCGCGTTCGCCCCCGAACCCGCTTCCTCCGTCTCGACCTCCACTGCG is a genomic window containing:
- a CDS encoding Crp/Fnr family transcriptional regulator, whose amino-acid sequence is MPNAAPYGMEMVESCLMCKMRNESFFCSLPPRTLEAFEKIKFPSMLPRASVLFVEGQVPRGIYLLCRGRVKLSVNSSDGKTMILKIAEPGEMLGMHACVSNIPYELTAETVQTCQVVFIKRDDFHKFLEEHGSACLQAAQHLSANCHNAYDMIRAIGLSHSASEKLARMLLELAAEGESTKDGIRVKLALTHEEIAQVIGTSRETVTRLLGGFRKTQMATLRGSTLMIKNRAGLEKLVGS